Proteins from a genomic interval of Oncorhynchus nerka isolate Pitt River linkage group LG13, Oner_Uvic_2.0, whole genome shotgun sequence:
- the nhsl1b gene encoding LOW QUALITY PROTEIN: NHS-like protein 1 (The sequence of the model RefSeq protein was modified relative to this genomic sequence to represent the inferred CDS: inserted 3 bases in 3 codons; deleted 2 bases in 1 codon), translated as MPFHQRIVEPRHLSRLPRRDGKTLGEEDGSFIVVDGRKLRKPVLFTALDEVCSHTMINILHQLSDLSRNASDIFLGIEMEAGMVFQRSCRIQVRLETLHNAVIKFDHKKIKIPVSNLDEESKWTVHYTAPWHQQENVFLPGSRPPCVEDLHHQAKVNLKTALRECDKLRKDGFRSSQYYSQGPTFSGRAESHSSLQDDEDDTDKKSMASSAEDDKSLHPMRHQTPQEEEGIDECDGQVRCYKAPPLPTPEEKMRMQAQAVPTDVIPINVTGATFDRQASIRRSLINTDTVSRRPKKVKRRKTISGLPDNICTELVAKGRGGELRPHSMFIPGQYSTLGRVGSVNSSLRHSETRDSGCQTEEVKIVPPSMRRIRAQRGQGIAAQMAGISTSSSTGSISVSSSDGCSGMLVLPSHLNVDAQRFHSLPRPGPRVSLSAEPIYSSTPIRLEDHNAPQRQIGKLQVDNTVVHLRNAPRTGNLRPKSQEVRGSQTGDWDGGPACVVSPHAAYSTSLIPNATMSCSAEVVTLHTSSSQHPQTPGMAYPISRPLSLATGTSMDPLSSTSFTHRTTCPARATSTPTHTHPQDGGLTAPATPSESGCSDGSLHSHTSTIAATTPSSADDQWSIYDTPENVVLPRRPLTSSCSTPINHLNSSMELSSRTDSSSLYSQDNDGYYTSMHLDSGLRSRSHGSGQGHGVVASRTARHSMYECRELPSHEEDSNSLYSDRSLSRSISLRKAKKPPLPPARTDSLRRKPGAKKPLGGVSAVSMSANGSVLNETLIASLQQSLQMGLRDRKGKGVSPSSPSHSPCSDYEDPWLLRPRSQSSVSATSSATSLAANNTNSGVVANVYSLCHVTPAHSDTSSLRSDYAESWGYYMDYPRNHGDQGPQSPSTHQQLPAANIVAGTHPRGLSNGSGGLHNHINIQASVPPAQEGGVAVKPKTATSSPDRIHRLTSPSSGYSSQSNTPTAGTPVPSFMRSHSPSGRPKPKVPERKSSLLSSVSISSSSTSLSSNASDSLRNSGPPPPPPLPPTSAPISPPPPFPAPXPPSNPSSPPLPLAPLLPTTPQGTPMSPPPYSTSPDFPXPPPPDSLIHPSLSFNGTLSPPXPPFPSMVPFPPPPPPPLPAPAPPTASPLTLKAAKNALKPATVTNSPAAKEAGKSPMPLITPFALQSVHLRSVKQPEEKVNSKAEHTKAQETGGNQAWALKPHTPEKIKQQEHPTMLPLINCTSPEEITKASSAVKKLFAELCSDYSDSEVLPGGAITNAKPKVQSLSNSSAQPDQEGEPSPLPSLVEEAIKSSPVKQKPSVASKKPKLSLVTPQSVVGEETAQTTTTLSPQVESTTTEEDQVDAKVREEETKEKENEEQDEDEASESSSALTESSEPSTSTGIQEETQPPATVTQETSLAEGQEPNNRDAEEEEEEDEEEDEEEDGTSSTTGSVSSKDDESGEVFDSSSTPESSPAPRIHRRGDMVTPTRPRTTEDLFAAIHRSKRKVLGRKESEEDKPQGHSPCPSPPVTPTGASPSLVSSLSMGRQTGSIQRNLRKSATSSDTFKALLLKKGSRSETSFRMSAADMLRCTDPRFQRTRSESSLDPPSSPSSPTTPHSPCASPGRSKRAPEEWARNEGLSYSSPSSSLSGMKYGRSRTPPSAASSKYNARNRIMSSPMTVICEREGELAESAECGDVPDSQPCPLPLPPLQGSNGTLSEESSS; from the exons agTGTGACAAGTTAAGGAAGGATGGTTTCCGTAGCTCCCAGTACTACTCTCAGGGCCCCACCTTCTCTGGCAGGGCAGAGTCCCACAGCAGCCTGCAGGATGATGAGGACGACACAGACaagaag tccatgGCCTCGTCAGCGGAGGATGACAAGTCCCTACACCCCATGAGGCACCAGACCccccaggaagaggaggggatagatGAGTGTGACGGACAGGTGCGCTGCTACAAGGCCCCGCCCCTCCCCACCCCTGAGGAGAAGATGAGGATGCAGGCTCAGGCCGTGCCCACTGACGTCATCCCTATCAACGTCACAG gggcaacgtttGACCGGCAGGCCAGCATCCGCCGCTCCCTCATTAACACTGACACAGTCTCCCGCCGGCCCAAGAAGGTCAAACGCAGAAAGACTATATCAGGGCTGCCTGACAACATCTGCACCGAACTAG TGGCGAAAGGACGTGGGGGCGAGCTCCGGCCACATTCCATGTTCATCCCGGGACAGTATTCCACATTGGGAAGAGTCGGGAGCGTCAACTCATCGCTCAGACATTCCGAGACAAGGGACTCTGGTTGCCAGACTGAGGAGGTGAAGATCGTTCCACCGTCCATGCGGAGAATCCGGGCTCAACGGGGACAGGGAATCGCAGCCCAGATGGCCGGAATTTCCACTTCCTCGTCTACAGGAAGCATCTCCGTCTCCAGTAGCGACGGCTGTTCCGGAATGCTGGTCCTACCCTCGCATCTGAATGTAGATGCCCAGCGCTTCCATAGTCTTCCCAGACCCGGGCCAAGGGTGTCTCTCAGCGCTGAGCCCATCTACAGCAGCACCCCCATCAGGCTGGAAGACCACAATGCACCTCAGAGGCAGATTGGCAAACTGCAGGTGGACAACACCGTGGTGCATCTGAGAAACGCCCCCAGGACAGGTAATCTGAGGCCCAAGTCTCAGGAGGTGCGAGGGTCCCAGACAGGGGACTGGGATGGTGGTCCGGCATGTGTGGTGTCCCCCCACGCTGCCTACTCCACATCCCTCATCCCCAACGCCACCATGTCCTGCTCTGCCGAGGTCGTGACCCTCCATACATCCTCCAGCCAGCACCCCCAGACCCCCGGGATGGCTTACCCCATCTCCAGGCCTCTCAGTCTGGCCACGGGCACCAGCATGGACCCCCTGAGCTCCACCTCCTTCACCCACAGGACCACCTGCCCTGCCCGGGCCACCTCCACACCAACACATACACATCCCCAAGACGGAGGGTTGACTGCCCCGGCAACGCCCAGCGAATCGGGCTGCTCGGATGGCAGCCTGCACAGCCACACAAGCACCATCGCCGCGACGACTCCGTCCTCGGCCGACGACCAGTGGTCAATCTATGACACACCAGAGAACGTGGTCCTGCCCCGGCGTCCTCTGACCTCTAGCTGCTCTACTCCCATCAACCATCTGAACAGCAGCATGGAGCTGTCGTCCCGCACCGACTCCAGCTCCCTGTACTCCCAGGACAACGATGGCTACTACACCTCCATGCACCTGGACTCTGGCCTGCGCTCCAGGAGCCATGGTAGCGGGCAGGGCCACGGGGTGGTAGCCAGCCGGACTGCCAGACACAGCATGTACGAGTGCCGTGAGCTACCTAGCCACGAGGAAGATTCTAACAGTCTTTACAGCGATCGCTCACTGTCCCGCAGCATCTCTCTCCGCAAGGCCAAGAAGCCGCCGCTGCCCCCAGCCCGGACTGACTCTCTCCGCCGCAAGCCTGGCGCGAAGAAGCCCCTGGGTGGAGTTAGTGCAGTTAGCATGAGTGCTAATGGATCAGTGCTGAACGAGACACTGATCGCTAGCCTGCAGCAGAGCCTCCAGATGGGGTTGAGAGATCGAAAGGGGAAGGGCGTGTCCCCCTCCTCGCCCTCCCACAGCCCGTGCAGCGACTACGAGGACCCCTGGTTGCTGCGACCACGGAGCCAGAGCAGTGTGAGTGCCACCAGCTCTGCCACGTCGCTAGCGGCTAACAACACTAACAGTGGCGTAGTGGCTAATGTGTACTCGCTCTGTCATGTGACGCCAGCTCACAGCGACACCAGCAGCCTGCGGTCCGACTATGCAGAGTCCTGGGGCTACTACATGGATTACCCCCGTAACCATGGAGACCAGGGTCCGCAGTCCCCCTCCACGCACCAACAACTCCCTGCTGCTAACATTGTAGCGGGCACACACCCGAGGGGTCTGTCGAATGGAAGTGGGGGTCTCCACAATCACATCAATATCCAGGCCTCGGTCCCTCCAGCCCAGGAGGGAGGTGTGGCAGTCAAGCCTAAGACGGCCACCTCATCCCCGGACAGGATCCATAGACTGACCTCCCCCTCCAGCGGCTACTCCAGCCAGTCCAACACCCCCACGGCCGGCACCCCCGTGCCCTCCTTCATGCGGTCCCACTCCCCCTCAGGACGGCCCAAGCCCAAAGTGCCGGAGAGGAAGTCTTCACTCCTGTCATctgtttccatctcctcctcctccacctccctctcctcaaaCGCCTCTGACTCTCTCAGGAATTCtggc cctcccccccctcctcccctgcctcccacCTCAGCACCCATCAGCCCCCCACCTCctttccctgctc ctcccccatccAACCCCAgctctccccctctgcccctcGCACCCCTGTTACCCACAACCCCTCAGGGCACCCCCATGAGCCCGCCCCCTTACTCCACCTCTCCAgacttcc cccctcctcctccagattccctcatccaccccagcctctcctTCAACGGGACCCtcagtcctc cccctccattcccctccaTGGTCCCatttcctccaccaccacctcccccccTGCCTGCCCCTGCTCCACCCACAGCCTCCCCTCTCACCTTGAAGGCAGCAAAGAACGCTCTAAAACCAGCTACGGTCACTAACAGCCCAGCAGCCAAGGAGGCCGGCAAGTCCCCCATGCCCCTGATCACCCCATTCGCCCTGCAGAGTGTGCACCTCCGCTCAGTCAAGCAGCCAGAGGAGAAAGTCAACAGCAAGGCGGAACATACCAAAGCTCAGGAAACGGGGGGCAACCAGGCCTGGGCCCTCAAGCCCCATACGCCGGAGAAGATTAAGCAGCAGGAGCATCCCACCATGCTGCCCCTGATAAACTGCACCAGTCCAGAGGAAATCACCAAGGCCTCATCTGCTGTGAAGAAGCTCTTCGCTGAACTATGCTCAGACTACAGTGATTCTGAGGTGCTGCCAGGGGGCGCCATCACCAACGCTAAACCTAAGGTACAGAGCCTATCCAACAGCTCAGCCCAACCAGATCAGGAGGGGGAACCGTCACCCCTCCCAAGCCTCGTGGAGGAGGCAATCAAAAGCTCCCCAGTCAAACAGAAACCCTCAGTGGCCTCCAAGAAGCCCAAACTATCCCTCGTCACCCCCCAGTCTGTGGTGGGAGAGGAGACCGCCCAGACTACCAccacactgagcccccaggttGAGTCAACCACCACAGAAGAAGACCAGGTGGACGCTaaagtgagagaggaagagacgaaAGAGAAGGAAAATGAGGAGCAGGATGAAGATGAGGCTTCAGAGAGTTCCTCAGCCCTGACAGAGAGTAGTGAACCTTCCACCTCCACGGGGATCCAGGAGGAGACCCAGCCTCCGGCCACCGTCACGCAGGAGACAAGCCTCGCTGAGGGGCAGGAGCCGAACAACAGAGAtgctgaggaggaagaggaggaagatgaggaagaaGATGAGGAAGAAGATGGGACCAGTAGTACCACTGGGTCAGTCAGCTCTAAGGACGACGAGAGTG GTGAGGTGTTTGATTCAAGCAGCACTCCTGAGTCTTCACCGGCCCCCAGGATCCACAGGCGGGGGGATATGGTGACCCCCACACGCCCCCGAACTACCGAGGACCTCTTCGCTGCCATCCACAG GTCCAAGCGGAAGGTCCTGGGTCGTAAGGAGTCTGAGGAGGACAAGCCGCAGGGCCACtccccctgtccatctccccccGTCACCCCCACGGGCGCCTCCCCCAGCCTAGTATCCTCGCTGTCCAtgggcaggcagacaggctccatTCAGCGCAACCTGCGTAAGTCTGCCACCAGCAGCGACACCTTCAAGGCTCTGCTCCTGAAGAAGGGAAGCCGCTCCGAGACCAGCTTCCGAATGTCGGCCGCCGACATGCTGCGTTGCACAGACCCGCGCTTCCAGAGGACGCGCTCCGAGTCCTCCCTGGACCCGCCCTCCTCACCATCATCGCCGACAACACCACACAGCCCTTGCGCTTCCCCAGGTCGCAGCAAGAGGGCGCCAGAGGAGTGGGCCCGCAACGAGGGCCTGTCCTACTCCTCCCCATCATCATCACTGAGCGGCATGAAGTACGGGCGATCGCGCACGCCGCCCTCTGCTGCCAGCAGCAAGTACAACGCCCGCAACCGCATTATGAGCAGCCCTATGACGGTCATCTGCGAGCGTGAGGGAGAGTTAGCTGAGAGCGCAGAGTGCGGAGACGTCCCTGACAGCCagccctgccccctgcccctccCCCCGCTCCAGGGTTCCAACGGCACTTTATCTGAGGAGAGCAGTAGTTAG